In Streptomyces canus, one DNA window encodes the following:
- a CDS encoding carbohydrate ABC transporter permease gives MNRYRPRTLALELVMIGTALFVGFPVYVLVNLAVRPASDTSSPLSPTASPTLHNFTQAWQQGALGGALANSVLVTACSVAIVLAVSSLAAYPLARVASRWSRGTYLLVLLGLVLPFQLASLPLYQTMRDLGLLGTPWALVLFYSGLQVPFTVFLYVGFLRALPRDFEDAALIDGCTPLQGFRYVVLPMLKPITVTALVLNAVAVWNDFFTPLLYLSGSAQQTMPVAIAGFVGQYVTDWNLIFAALVISILPVLIVYFLLQRSIINGFAGGLRG, from the coding sequence ATGAACCGCTACCGCCCCCGCACCCTCGCCCTCGAACTGGTGATGATCGGTACCGCCCTGTTCGTGGGCTTCCCGGTGTACGTCCTGGTCAACCTCGCGGTGCGACCGGCATCGGACACGTCCTCGCCTCTGTCGCCGACCGCCTCACCGACCCTGCACAACTTCACACAGGCCTGGCAGCAGGGCGCGCTCGGCGGAGCGCTGGCCAACAGCGTGCTGGTGACGGCGTGCAGTGTCGCCATCGTGCTGGCCGTGTCCTCCCTGGCCGCCTATCCACTGGCCCGCGTCGCCTCACGCTGGTCCCGGGGTACCTATCTGCTGGTCCTCCTCGGGCTGGTGCTGCCCTTCCAACTCGCCTCACTGCCGCTCTACCAGACCATGCGCGACCTTGGCCTCCTCGGCACCCCATGGGCGCTGGTCCTCTTCTACTCCGGCCTTCAGGTGCCGTTCACGGTCTTCCTGTACGTCGGTTTCCTGCGCGCCCTGCCCCGGGACTTCGAGGATGCCGCGCTGATCGACGGCTGCACCCCGCTTCAGGGCTTCCGATACGTGGTGCTGCCGATGCTCAAGCCGATCACCGTGACGGCTCTGGTGCTCAACGCGGTCGCCGTGTGGAACGACTTCTTCACCCCGCTGCTGTATCTCAGCGGCAGCGCGCAGCAGACGATGCCGGTCGCGATCGCCGGCTTCGTCGGCCAGTACGTCACGGACTGGAACCTCATCTTCGCCGCACTGGTGATCAGCATCCTGCCTGTCCTGATCGTCTACTTCCTGCTGCAGCGCAGCATCATCAACGGCTTCGCGGGAGGGCTGCGCGGATGA
- a CDS encoding carbohydrate ABC transporter permease, with translation MAKARRAHNTPPWWFALPALLLFAFVVLVPSVRGVYYAFTDWDGLDPHFSFVGLGNFADMFNDADAMQAIWHTLLIAVSITVIQNAVGLLLALGVNTAIKSRNLLRVFLFAPAVITPIVTAYLWRNLLGPDGAVNTLLGAVGLDGRQQDWLGSPSLALWAVVGVIVWQFAGYSMVIFLAGLQSVPQEIHEAAALDGAGPVRRFWSVTRPLLAPAFTINLMLSIIGGIKLFDQVYALTGGGPGHATDTLSTLIYKDAFTLGEFGYSIALAVVLTIIVAVVSTGQYLALARNERAVS, from the coding sequence ATGGCAAAGGCGCGCCGTGCCCACAACACCCCGCCCTGGTGGTTCGCACTGCCGGCATTGCTGTTGTTCGCCTTCGTCGTCCTGGTGCCGAGCGTGCGCGGCGTGTATTACGCCTTCACCGACTGGGACGGCCTGGACCCCCACTTCTCCTTCGTGGGGCTGGGCAACTTCGCCGACATGTTCAACGACGCCGATGCCATGCAGGCCATCTGGCACACGCTGCTGATCGCCGTGTCGATCACGGTCATTCAGAACGCGGTGGGGCTGCTGCTGGCCCTCGGGGTCAACACGGCCATCAAGTCCCGCAACCTGCTCCGCGTGTTCCTGTTCGCACCGGCCGTGATCACTCCGATCGTCACCGCCTACTTGTGGCGGAACCTGCTCGGCCCGGACGGGGCGGTCAACACCCTGCTGGGCGCGGTGGGTCTGGACGGCCGGCAGCAGGACTGGCTGGGCAGCCCGAGCCTGGCGCTCTGGGCGGTGGTCGGAGTGATCGTGTGGCAGTTCGCCGGTTATTCCATGGTCATCTTCCTGGCGGGACTGCAGTCCGTGCCCCAGGAGATCCACGAGGCGGCGGCGCTCGACGGCGCCGGTCCGGTACGGCGCTTCTGGTCGGTGACCAGGCCGCTGCTCGCCCCGGCGTTCACGATCAACCTGATGCTGTCGATCATCGGGGGGATCAAACTCTTCGACCAGGTCTACGCGTTGACGGGGGGCGGACCCGGGCACGCCACCGACACGCTGTCGACCCTCATCTACAAGGACGCCTTCACCCTCGGCGAGTTCGGCTACAGCATCGCCCTCGCGGTTGTCCTGACGATCATCGTCGCGGTGGTGTCCACCGGGCAGTACCTGGCCCTTGCCCGCAACGAGAGGGCCGTGTCATGA
- a CDS encoding ABC transporter substrate-binding protein, with translation MKTRTPAVLLAAVTATALLAACSGGTKAGGSGGGSKTLTLASVDQGSVEDVVKAFEKANPGVKVRYTTSGADQYQQQIRTQLSSGTAPDVMSVWPGNGNPGATHVLAKPGYLRDLSDQPWAAKMPPAIKSVAQYDGKTYNAIFGQNGIGAVYNQQAMDKAGLTPPDTWTKLLAFCRAAKAKGTPAFALGNQDNWVTQLVLYALVSTTVYGPDRDFDQKMQSGQVTFEKSPWTTALDKYLTMEKTGCFQKNPLGTNYEASQGLAATGKTLGIVQGNWVIALLKGKNPQGTFTFKALPATDEPSTTLIPAAAGAGYGVNAKARNGELALKFVNFVMSPQGMNLFVKKQGGLPSLPDTGVAVDPSLTELSTFIKANRTVPFMDQLWPNAKVQQTMLSGLQEIFSGQSTPDKLLTEMDADYKAGS, from the coding sequence ATGAAGACACGCACACCAGCGGTCCTGCTGGCCGCGGTGACAGCCACCGCCCTGCTGGCCGCCTGCAGCGGTGGCACCAAGGCGGGCGGCTCCGGCGGCGGATCCAAGACTCTGACGCTGGCCTCCGTCGACCAGGGCTCCGTCGAGGACGTCGTCAAGGCGTTCGAGAAGGCCAACCCGGGCGTCAAGGTCCGCTACACCACCAGCGGAGCCGACCAGTATCAGCAGCAGATCCGCACCCAGCTCTCCTCGGGCACCGCACCCGACGTGATGTCGGTGTGGCCGGGCAACGGAAACCCCGGCGCCACCCACGTCCTGGCGAAGCCCGGATACCTGCGGGATCTCTCGGACCAGCCCTGGGCCGCCAAGATGCCGCCCGCCATCAAGAGCGTCGCCCAGTACGACGGGAAGACGTACAACGCCATCTTCGGGCAGAACGGCATCGGCGCGGTCTACAACCAGCAGGCCATGGACAAGGCGGGCCTCACCCCGCCGGACACCTGGACGAAGCTGCTGGCCTTCTGCCGGGCCGCCAAGGCCAAAGGGACGCCCGCGTTCGCGCTGGGCAACCAGGACAACTGGGTGACCCAACTCGTGCTGTACGCGCTGGTCTCCACGACGGTCTACGGCCCGGACCGCGACTTCGACCAGAAGATGCAGTCCGGACAGGTCACCTTCGAGAAGTCGCCGTGGACCACCGCCCTGGACAAGTACCTGACGATGGAGAAGACCGGCTGCTTCCAGAAGAACCCCCTGGGGACCAACTACGAAGCCAGCCAAGGTCTCGCTGCCACCGGCAAGACGCTCGGCATCGTCCAGGGCAACTGGGTGATCGCCCTCCTCAAGGGAAAGAACCCGCAGGGGACATTCACCTTCAAGGCGCTGCCGGCCACGGACGAGCCGTCAACGACCCTGATCCCGGCCGCCGCGGGCGCCGGCTACGGAGTGAACGCCAAGGCCAGGAACGGCGAACTGGCCCTGAAATTCGTGAACTTCGTGATGTCCCCCCAGGGCATGAACCTGTTCGTCAAGAAGCAGGGCGGTCTGCCCTCACTCCCCGACACCGGCGTCGCGGTCGACCCGTCCCTGACCGAACTCTCCACGTTCATCAAGGCGAACCGCACCGTGCCGTTCATGGACCAGCTCTGGCCCAACGCCAAGGTCCAGCAGACCATGCTCAGCGGCCTCCAGGAGATCTTCAGCGGCCAGTCCACGCCCGACAAGCTCCTCACGGAGATGGACGCCGACTACAAAGCCGGGAGCTGA
- a CDS encoding alpha-L-rhamnosidase C-terminal domain-containing protein, whose product MVSARWIRENGRFRLDVELPLNATAEVRIPTGGRTAQVTGDGAVFRGVRGNRATCSGASGRHASIARDTP is encoded by the coding sequence GTGGTGTCCGCCCGGTGGATCCGTGAGAACGGCAGGTTCCGGCTCGACGTCGAGCTCCCGCTCAACGCCACGGCGGAAGTTCGGATACCCACCGGCGGACGGACAGCCCAAGTGACCGGGGACGGCGCGGTGTTCCGGGGAGTACGGGGCAACCGCGCCACCTGTTCCGGGGCCTCGGGCAGACACGCGTCCATTGCCCGCGACACCCCGTAG